From Glycine soja cultivar W05 chromosome 4, ASM419377v2, whole genome shotgun sequence, the proteins below share one genomic window:
- the LOC114409545 gene encoding enolase 1, chloroplastic-like, with amino-acid sequence MALNLIHRPATKPPSSSSSFVTPRPLRTTQSIPVRNSRRSIAVRAAATEAPVATITAARECRVKSVKARQIVDSRGNPTVEVDLVTDGLFRAAVPSGASTGIYEALELRDGDKSVYGGKGVLNAVRNINEVLAPILVGVDVRNQADVDAIMLEIDGTPNKSKLGANAILGVSLSVCRAGAGAKGVPLYRHIQEISGTKELVMPVPAFNVINGGSHAGNNLAMQEFMILPVGATSFAEALRMGSEVYHVLKGIIKAKYGQDACNVGDEGGFAPNVQDNREGLVLLMDAIDKAGYTGKIKIGMDVAASEFYTKDGKYDLNFKKQPNDGAHVHSAQSLGQLYKDFVKEFPIVSIEDPFDQDDWGSWASLLASVDIQLVGDDLLVTNPKRIAEAIKKKACNGLLLKVNQIGTVTESIQAALDSKAAGWGVMVSHRSGETEDNFIADLSVGLASGQIKTGAPCRSERLAKYNQLLRIEEELGSVRYAGETFRSP; translated from the exons ATGGCTTTGAATTTGATTCATCGACCAGCCACTAAACCACcatcttcctcctcctctttcGTCACCCCTCGCCCTTTGCGGACCACACAGAGCATCCCTGTGAGGAACTCGCGGCGCTCCATCGCCGTGCGCGCCGCCGCCACGGAGGCTCCTGTGGCTACTATTACGGCGGCAAGGGAGTGCAGGGTGAAGTCGGTGAAGGCCCGGCAGATCGTGGACAGCCGCGGGAACCCGACGGTGGAGGTGGATCTGGTGACGGACGGGCTTTTCCGAGCGGCGGTGCCGAGCGGCGCGTCGACGGGGATTTACGAGGCGTTGGAGCTGAGGGACGGGGACAAGAGCGTTTACGGCGGGAAGGGTGTTCTTAACGCCGTTAGGAACATCAACGAGGTCTTGGCTCCCATACTCGTTGGCGTCGACGTTAG GAATCAAGCTGATGTTGATGCTATTATGCTGGAAATTGATGGAACTCCTAACAAATCAAAACTAGGGGCTAATGCAATATTGGGAGTTTCGCTGAGTGTATGTAGAGCTGGTGCAGGGGCAAAGGGAGTGCCCTTGTACAGGCACATCCAGGAGATTTCAGGAACAAAAGAACTTGTTATGCCAGTTCCAGCTTTCAATGTTATAAATGGGGGCAGTCACGCTGGGAATAATCTGGCTATGCAAGAGTTTATGATACTACCAGTTGGAGCAACTTCATTTGCTGAGGCTCTCCGCATGGGCAGTGAAG TTTATCATGTATTAAAGGGAATAATCAAGGCAAAATATGGACAAGATGCATGTAATGTTGGAGATGAAGGAGGATTTGCTCCCAATGTTCAAGATAACAGGGAGGGGCTTGTTTTACTCATGGATGCCATTGACAAGGCTGGTTATACTGGCAAG ATTAAAATAGGTATGGATGTTGCAGCTTCAGAGTTTTACACTAAGGATGGGAAGTATGATTTGAACTTCAAGAAACAGCCAAATGATGGAGCTCATGTTCACTCTGCTCAGAGTCTTGGTCAACTATATAAAGATTTTGTTAAAGAATTTCCCATTGTGTCAATTGAGGATCCGTTTGATCAAGATGATTGGGGTTCATGGGCTTCATTGCTCGCTTCAGTTGATATTCAACTTGTAGGAGATGATTTGTTAGTTACAAATCCTAAGAGAATAGCTGAGGCCATCAAAAAGAAGGCTTGCAATGGTTTGCTTCTAAAG GTTAACCAGATTGGTACAGTGACCGAATCTATTCAGGCTGCACTTGACTCAAAGGCTGCAGGTTGGGGTGTCATGGTTAGTCATCGGAGTGGCGAGACTGAGGATAACTTCATCGCGGATCTCTCTGTTGGCTTGGCCAGTGGACAG ATAAAGACTGGTGCTCCTTGCCGAAGTGAGCGATTGGCAAAGTATAATCAG ctTCTTCGGATTGAAGAGGAACTTGGAAGTGTGCGATATGCCGGTGAAACTTTCAGATCACCTTAG